The DNA segment TCCAGAGGAATATCGGCATGATGACGCCGGCGGGAACCGGCACGTTGATTGATCAAAACCTCACTCCGGATTTCTTCGGGAGTTTCCTTAAGATCGGGGCGGGCCAGAACCGGCTCCTGCAACGTCGGCACAGGACTCGCATCCACGCTGGGATCGCTGCGATACTCGCGCGCGTTAAAAAAGACCCACACCCCGTTGCTGTAAACCGCCGAGCTGGCATAGAACCACGTGGGGGCGCCGCCGCGGCCCGAGCTGACGATGATCGGATTGAGCATGGTCAACGCTTCAGGATCAAATTCCTTGATCGCCCAATTGTGACCGTCACGCGCGTTCATGAAGCCCAAATTTTTGATCACCGCTGGGCTGGCGTCCGCCGCGCTGGACGGTTTGCGCCGCGCTTGATTGATGAGGGCCTCCGCCCGTTCTTCGGCATCCGGCGCGAATTTTTCATTCACCACAAACAGGCCGATACTGCCCAGCAAACCGACCAGCAAATACGGCGCGGCCAGGCGCCACAGGCCGATCCCCGCCGCGCGCATGGCGGTGATTTCATTATTGCGCGCATGTTGCGTCAAAGCGTAAAGCAGGGCGAGCAACAGCGCGACGGGCAGCACGACATCGAGGAATTCAGGTGAGCGGATCACGTAATACAAAACCACATCCGCAACCCCGGTCTGGACTTCCTTGAATGTCTCAATGCGCTCGAAAAGATCGGAGGACGTCCAGAAGATGAAGAATCCGCCCAGACAATATGCCAAAGGCAGCAGCAGCTCGCGCAGGAGATAGCGATCCAACAGACGCACCGGGTCAGGCTAAACTTTGCCGACGGCGACCAGCAAGCTTGCGAAAACAAAAACGGCGACCGGGATTG comes from the Verrucomicrobiia bacterium genome and includes:
- a CDS encoding LptF/LptG family permease — encoded protein: MRLLDRYLLRELLLPLAYCLGGFFIFWTSSDLFERIETFKEVQTGVADVVLYYVIRSPEFLDVVLPVALLLALLYALTQHARNNEITAMRAAGIGLWRLAAPYLLVGLLGSIGLFVVNEKFAPDAEERAEALINQARRKPSSAADASPAVIKNLGFMNARDGHNWAIKEFDPEALTMLNPIIVSSGRGGAPTWFYASSAVYSNGVWVFFNAREYRSDPSVDASPVPTLQEPVLARPDLKETPEEIRSEVLINQRAGSRRRHHADIPLEDIRSYLALHPDLTSATRNWLYTRLHSRIASPWKCFVVVLIALPFGVASGRRNVFAGVAGSIGICLLYFAVMEISQAAGTAGHLPAWIAGWLPNIAFTLMALWMIHRVR